A genome region from Gadus chalcogrammus isolate NIFS_2021 chromosome 7, NIFS_Gcha_1.0, whole genome shotgun sequence includes the following:
- the kcnj15 gene encoding ATP-sensitive inward rectifier potassium channel 15, with protein sequence MTTNKPVQRRIVSKDGHNNVRIDNVEGMVKLYLHDIWTTVVDMKWRYKLTLFASTFVMTWFFFGVIFYFISMGNGDFEAVLPSNHTPCVENAKTLTGAFLFSLESQTTIGYGFRYINEECPLAIFTLVAQLVITGLAEIFVTGAFLAKLARPKKRAETIKFSRSAVVCRREGKLCIMVRVANMRKSLLVQCQLTGKLLHPKVTQEGEKTLVHQSSVNFYMDSSGECPFLILPLTFYHVLDESSPLVGLTADNLHTRDFELLVTLNATMESTAATCQSRTSYVPQEILWGYEFKPVLFSNNNSRYVADFSFFDKVQASADSMFLSNNTEKLKLEEEYKKE encoded by the coding sequence ATGACCACCAACAAACCGGTCCAGCGGCGCATCGTTTCCAAGGACGGCCACAACAACGTGAGGATCGACAATGTGGAAGGCATGGTCAAGCTGTACCTGCACGACATCTGGACTACCGTGGTGGACATGAAGTGGCGCTACAAACTCACTCTGTTCGCCTCCACCTTCGTCATGACCTGGTTCTTTTTCGGGGTTATCTTCTACTTCATCAGCATGGGAAACGGGGACTTTGAGGCGGTGCTGCCGTccaaccacacgccctgcgtgGAGAACGCCAAGACGCTGACCGGcgccttcctcttctccctggAGTCGCAGACCACCATCGGCTATGGCTTCCGCTACATTAACGAGGAATGCCCTCTGGCCATCTTCACCCTGGTGGCTCAGCTGGTGATCACCGGACTGGCAGAGATCTTCGTCACCGGGGCTTTCCTGGCCAAGCTGGCTCGGCCCAAGAAGCGCGCCGAGACCATCAAGTTCAGCCGCTCGGCGGTGGTGTGCCGGCGGGAGGGGAAGCTGTGCATCATGGTGCGCGTGGCCAACATGAGGAAGAGCTTGCTAGTCCAGTGCCAGCTCACGGGCAAGCTCCTCCACCCAAAGGTGACGCAGGAGGGCGAGAAGACACTGGTGCACCAGAGCAGCGTCAACTTCTACATGGACTCCAGCGGCGAGTGCCCCTTCCTCATCCTGCCCCTGACCTTCTACCACGTGCTGGACGAGAGCAGCCCCCTTGTGGGCCTGACGGCCGACAACCTGCACACCCGAGACTTTGAGCTGCTGGTGACCCTGAACGCCACCATGGAGTCAACGGCTGCCACCTGCCAGAGCCGCACGTCCTACGTGCCCCAGGAGATCCTGTGGGGCTACGAGTTCAAGCCGGTGCTtttcagcaacaacaacagccgctATGTGGCCGACTTCAGCTTCTTTGATAAAGTGCAGGCGAGCGCTGATTCCATGTTTCTTAGCAACAACACAGAGAAGCTCAAGCTGGAGGAAGAATATAAAAAGGAGTAA
- the tiprl gene encoding TIP41-like protein isoform X2, giving the protein MLFGDNVLRIQHADGYGIEFNAIDALKRVNNMEDSVKVACAQEWQESRADSEHSKEVVKPYDWTYTTDYRGTLLGDTQITVSETSDRIDLEKLKAREQIMFFDEVLLFEDELHDHGVSMISVKIRVMPTSFFVLLRFFLRVDGVIIRINDTRLYHEAGCEYMLREFSTKESKIADLKDVPACKYTDPNEIAQYLTLKLSKYEKLELPLNESQTTIAE; this is encoded by the exons ATGCTGTTTGGGGACAACGTCCTGCGGATTCAGCACGCCGACGGCTACGGCATTGAGTTTAACGCCATTGACGCTCTGAAGAGAGTCAATAACATGGAAGACTCTGTCAAAGTCGCCTGCGCACAGGAGTGGCAGGAGAGTAG GGCAGATTCAGAACACTCCAAAGAGGTGGTGAAACCCTACGACTGGACATACACTACAGACTACCGGGGCACCTTACTAGGGGACACGCAGATCACA GTGAGCGAGACGTCAGACCGGATCGACCTGGAGAAGCTGAAGGCCCGTGAGCAGATCATGTTCTTTGATGAAGTGCTGCTGTTTGAGGACGAGCTGCACGACCACGGGGTCTCCATGATCAGCGTCAAAATA AGGGTCATGCCCACCAGCTTCTTCGTGCTGCTGCGGTTCTTCCTTCGAGTGGACGGAGTTATCATCCGGATAAACGACACGCGGCTCTATCATGAG GCGGGATGTGAATACATGCTCCGGGAGTTCAGCACAAAAGAAAGCAAAATTGCAGACCTTAAG GACGTTCCTGCTTGTAAATACACGGATCCCAATGAGATCGCTCAGTACCTGACTTTAAAGCTGAGCAAGTATGAAAAGCTGGAGCTCCCTTTGAATGAATCCCAGACAACAATtgctgaatga
- the tiprl gene encoding TIP41-like protein isoform X1 — MFAQILNMTSHGFKSSKQDFAFGPWKVTATKTHIMKSKDIEHLAEDMNLPSLPEMLFGDNVLRIQHADGYGIEFNAIDALKRVNNMEDSVKVACAQEWQESRADSEHSKEVVKPYDWTYTTDYRGTLLGDTQITVSETSDRIDLEKLKAREQIMFFDEVLLFEDELHDHGVSMISVKIRVMPTSFFVLLRFFLRVDGVIIRINDTRLYHEAGCEYMLREFSTKESKIADLKDVPACKYTDPNEIAQYLTLKLSKYEKLELPLNESQTTIAE; from the exons ATGTTTGCCCAAATTCTAAACATGACGTCACATGGATTTAAGAGCAGTAAACAGGACTTTGCATTTGGACCGTGGAAAGTGACTGcaaccaaaacacacatcaTGAAGTCAAAGGATATTGAGCA TCTGGCAGAGGATATGAACCTGCCTTCCCTTCCAGAGATGCTGTTTGGGGACAACGTCCTGCGGATTCAGCACGCCGACGGCTACGGCATTGAGTTTAACGCCATTGACGCTCTGAAGAGAGTCAATAACATGGAAGACTCTGTCAAAGTCGCCTGCGCACAGGAGTGGCAGGAGAGTAG GGCAGATTCAGAACACTCCAAAGAGGTGGTGAAACCCTACGACTGGACATACACTACAGACTACCGGGGCACCTTACTAGGGGACACGCAGATCACA GTGAGCGAGACGTCAGACCGGATCGACCTGGAGAAGCTGAAGGCCCGTGAGCAGATCATGTTCTTTGATGAAGTGCTGCTGTTTGAGGACGAGCTGCACGACCACGGGGTCTCCATGATCAGCGTCAAAATA AGGGTCATGCCCACCAGCTTCTTCGTGCTGCTGCGGTTCTTCCTTCGAGTGGACGGAGTTATCATCCGGATAAACGACACGCGGCTCTATCATGAG GCGGGATGTGAATACATGCTCCGGGAGTTCAGCACAAAAGAAAGCAAAATTGCAGACCTTAAG GACGTTCCTGCTTGTAAATACACGGATCCCAATGAGATCGCTCAGTACCTGACTTTAAAGCTGAGCAAGTATGAAAAGCTGGAGCTCCCTTTGAATGAATCCCAGACAACAATtgctgaatga
- the riox2 gene encoding ribosomal oxygenase 2, translating to MPLGSRFDIFSTTSNQIMPKKKKTGASVGHIEGPATKTAKSHHTGPACLSSDDPAGLFQSLIHPMGQEEFFRDVWEKRPLHLQRSDPANSSYYQSLFQLSDMKALCAQGLEYGTDLNVCRCVEGKKKVLNKVGRVNHNVLSKDFHQKKATIQFHQPQRFKDELWRIQEKLECFFGTLVGSNVYMTPQESQGLPPHYDDVEVFILQLEGEKRWRLYSPTVPLAREYGLEPEHRIGTPTHDIILKAGDLLYFPRGTIHQAETPAGVDHSTHLTLSTYQNMSWGNLLLDVFPSMLFDTMQSDISLRQGMPRRHLLGSGGDLDTGKRMADMLRGLGDRLESGAVAPNSTEMRRDFVTSRLPPYIQNEEDIAPAGKIPALKDSVRLRFRDHIVITVEPNQERTDEATELVVFVLHSLRNQREVHMIGRSDPEEEDEVSQGLRFPVSHLKALRQLQEVEELTVAELELPSDEAKVNMALALWTESLLEVCETTI from the exons ATGCCACTAGGATCACGCTTTGATATTTTCTCAACAAC GTCAAATCAAATTAtgccaaagaaaaagaaaaccggTGCCTCCGTTGGCCACATTGAGGGACCGGCTACTAAAACAGCCAAGTCCCATCACACCGGGCCGGCCTGTCTCAGCTCAGACGACCCCGCTGGCCTCTTCCAGAGCCTCATCCACCCCATGGGCCAGGAGGAGTTCTTCAGGGACGTCTGGGAGAAGAGGCCCCTCCACCTACAGCGTTCTGATCCTGCCAATTCTTCCTACTACCAGTCCCTGTTCCAGCTTTCAGACATGAAGGCTTTGTGTGCTCAGGGTCTGGAATACGGCACGGACCTCAACGTCTGCCGCTGTGTTGAAGGCAAAAAGAAAGTCCTGAACAAGGTGGGCCGTGTGAACCACAACGTCCTCAGCAAAGACTTCCATCAGAAGAAAGCCACCATCCAGTTTCACCAGCCGCAGAGATTCAAG GATGAGCTGTGGAGAATCCAGGAGAAGTTGGAGTGTTTCTTTGGTACTCTGGTTGGCTCTAACGTCTACATGACGCCCCAGGAGTCCCAGGGCCTCCCGCCACACTACGACGATGTCGAG GTATTCATTCTACAGCTGGAAGGGGAGAAGCGCTGGCGTCTTTACAGCCCCACGGTGCCGCTGGCCCGGGAGTACGGCCTTGAGCCCGAGCACCGCATCGGGACTCCCACACATGACATCATACTCAAG GCGGGTGACCTCCTCTACTTCCCCAGAGGAACCATCCATCAAGCAGAAACCCCAGCAGGAGTAGACCACTCCACCCACCTGACCCTCAGCACCTACCAGAACAT GTCATGGGGTAACCTGCTGTTGGATGTGTTTCCCAGCATGCTGTTTGACACGATGCAGAGTGATATAAGCCTGCGACAGGGCATGCCCAGAAGGCATTTATTG GGCAGCGGGGGCGACCTGGACACCGGCAAGCGGATGGCAGACATGCTGAGGGGACTGGGGGACCGTTTGGAGAGTGGAGCCGTTGCACCGAACTCAACTGAAATGAGGCGGGACTTTGTCACTAGCAGACTGCCCCCATACATCCAGAACGAGGAGGACATAGCACCCG CGGGGAAGATTCCAGCACTGAAGGATTCGGTACGTCTGAGATTTAGAGACCACATCGTCATTACAGTGGAGCCCAACCAGGAAAGAACA GACGAGGCAACAGAATTGGTAGTCTTTGTTTTGCATTCCTTGCGGAACCAAAGAGAGGTCCACATGATCGGTAGATCTgacccagaggaggaggatgaagtcTCTCAG GGTCTGCGTTTCCCTGTGTCCCACCTCAAGGCCCTCAGGCAGCTCCAGGAGGTAGAGGAGCTAACCGTAGCTGAACTGGAGCTTCCATCAGATGAGGCCAAAGTCAATATGGCTCTGGCCCTCTGGACAGAGAGTTTGCTGGAAGTGTGCGAGACCACCATttga